In Dendropsophus ebraccatus isolate aDenEbr1 chromosome 13, aDenEbr1.pat, whole genome shotgun sequence, the sequence actgattactgtcccctcatctcccactgtgtgtcacactgattactgtcccctcatctcccactgtgtgtcacactgattactgtcccctcatctccccctgtatgtcacactgattactgtcccctcatctcccctgtgtcacactgattactgtcccctcatctccctgtgtcacactgattagtcccttcatctccccctgtgtgtcacactgattactgtcccatctcccgtgtgtcacactgattactgtcccctcatctccccctgtatcacactgattactgtcccctcatctcccctttGTGTCACACTGactactgtcccctcatctcccccaatctgtgtcacactgattactgtcccctcatctcccctgtgtcacactgattactgtcccatctcccgtgtgtcacactgattactgtcccctcatctccccgtgattcacactgattactgtcccctcatctccctgtgtcacactgattactgtcccctcatctccctgtgtcacactgattactgtcccctcatctccccgtgtgtcacactgattactgtcccctcatctcccctgtgtcagactgattactgtcccctcatctccctgtgtgtcacactgattactgtcccctcatctccccctgtatcacactgattactgtctcctcatctccctgtgtcacactgattactgtcccctcatctccctgtgtcacactgattactgtcccctcatctccctgtgtcacactgattactgtcccctcatctccccgtGTGTCACattgattactgtcccctcatctcccctgtgtcagactgattactgtcccctcatctcctgtgtcacactgattactgtcccctcatctcccctgtgtgtcacactgattactgtcccctcatctccccctgtgtgtcacactgattactgtcccctcatctccctgtgtcacactgattactgtccccccatctcccctgtgtgtcacactgattactgtcccctcatctccccctgtgtcacactgattactgtcctctCATCTCCccgtgtgtgtcacactgattactgtcccctcatctccccctgtatcacactgattactgtcccctcatctcccctgtgtatcacactgattactgtcccctcatctccccctgtgtgtcacactgattactgtcccctcatctcccctgtgtgtcacactgattactgtcccctcatctcccctgtgtgtcacactgattactgtcccctcatctccccctgtgtgtcacactgattactgtcccctcatctccctgtgtcacactgattactgtcccctcatctcccctgtgtatcacactgattactgtcccctcatctccctgtgtcacactgattactgtcccctcatctccccctgtgtcactgattactgtcccctcatctcccctgtcacactgattactgtcccctcatctcccctgtcacactgattactgtcccctcatctcccctgtcacactgattactgtcccctcatctccccctgtatcacaCTGAtttctgtcccctcatctccctgtgtcacactgattactgtcccctcatctcccctgtcacactgattactgtcccctcatctcccctgtgtcacactgattactgtcccctcatccccgtcacactgattactgtcccctcatctcccctgtgtcacactgatttCTGTCCCCCATCAGTACATGTATGGGCTGTTCCTGTatcccggtgggggggggggacgcctCTTCCCATTCTTTCCCCCATTCCTGCAGGTTTTCCTGTTTCTCCTCCAATCCTGAGTTGTGTTTCCCGGCTGCTCCCCtcccccgcctcctcctcctcttcatcctcctcctcctcttgcttTTTTACTTTTGCTGAGTTTTCtgttcttcctcctctcctggtTAATATGGCGAAATCCTATGACCATCTCTTCAAGCTGCTGCTGATCGGGGACAGCGGGGTGGGGAAGACCTGTCTGATCGTCCGCTTCTCTGAGGACAGCTTCAACAGCACCTACATCTCCACCATAGGTGAGCGagacccctcccccaatataccTGCTGAGTGTCAGCTCTGCGGCCCAGACAACCCCCCTCACTGCTCCAGGGCCTGACTCTATTACTGGCTGCCTTGTCCTCTTGTATCTCAGATAGGTTGTCTTGTATCTTTACATTACCTTGTGTCCTGTCCATCTCAGATATTATCTTTACAGTACTGTGTTGTTGTATCCTGTGTGTGTTGTTGTAtcctgtgtgtcctgtgtgtgttgtTGTATCCTGTGTGTGTTGTTGTATCCAGTGTGTGTTGTTGTAtcctgtgtgtcctgtgtgtgttgttgtatcctgtgtgtcctgtgtgtgttgttgtatcctgtgtcctgtgtgtgttgttgtatcctgtgtgtcctgtgtgtgttgttgtatcctgtgtgtcctgtgtgtgttgtTGTATCCTGTGTGTGTTGTTGTATCCTTTGTATCCTGTGTGTGTTGTTGTATCCAGTGTGTGTTGTTGTAttctgtgtgtcctgtgtgtgttgttgtgtcctgtgtgtgttgttgtatcctgtgtgtcctgtgtgtgttgttgtgtcctgtgtgtgttgttgtatcctgtgtgtgttgttgtatcctgtgtgtcctgtgtgtgttgttgtatcctgtgtgtcctgtgtgtgttgtTGTATCCTGTGTGttgttgtgtcctgtgtgtgttgttgtatcctgtgtgtgttgttgtatcctgtgtgtcctgtgtgtgttgttgtgtcctgtgtgtgttattgtgtcctgtgtgtgttgttgtatcctgtgtgtcctgtgtgtgttgttgtatcctgtgtgtcctgtgtgttgttgtatcctgtgtgtgttgttgtatcctgtgtgtcctgtgtgtgttgttgtatcctgtgtgtcctgtgtgtgttgtTGTATCCTGTGTGTGTTGTTGTATCCTGTGTGTGTTGTTGTATCCTGTGTGTGTTGTTGTATCCTGTGTGTTGTTGTATCCTGTGTGTCTTGTGTGTGTTGTTGTATCCTGTGTGTGTTGTTGTATCCTGTGTGTTGTTGTAtcctgtgtgtcctgtgtgtgttgtagtatcctgtgtgtcctgtgtgtgttgttgtatcctgtgtgtcctgtgtgtgttgtTGTATCCTGTGTGTGTTGTTGTATCCAGTGTGTCCTGTTTGTGTTGCCTTGTGTCTTTTTGTTTTGCCTTGTAGCAGATTCTTGTCTTTCTGTGTTGTGTAGTTGTTGTCCAGTATCTGATGTATTATGTTGGGTTCAGTTTATGTTGCTTTGTGTCCTTTGCGCTCTTGTATATTTGTCTTTGCCTCTTGTTTGTCCCGTACGTCTGGTGTTGTCTGTTGTATTGTGGGTTTGTTTCTTTGTATATTGTTTTATCAGTATGTTGTATTGTTTGTTTTCCCTTTGTGTCTCGTTTCCTTGTAATTTTGTGTTTCTGTGTTGTATTGTATATATCTTATCTTTAATTCTGTGATCGGTGCGGCGGATAATAGACTGATTTGATCGGTGCGACGGATAATAGACTGATCCGATCAGTGCGGCGGATAATAGACTGACCCGATCGGTGCGGCGGATAATAGACTGACCCGATCGGTGCGGCGAATAATAGACTGATCCGATCGGTGCTGCGGATAATAGACTGATCCGATCGGTGCGGCGGATAATAGACTGACCCGATCGGTGCTGCGGATAATAGACTGATCCGATCGGTGCTGCGGATAATAGACTGATCCGATCGGTGCGGCGGATAATAGACTGACCCGATCGGTGCTGCGGATAATAGACTGATCCGATCGGTGCTGCGGATAATAGACTGATCCGGTCGGTGCGGCGGATAATAGACTGATCCGATCGGTGCGGCAGATAATAGACTGACCCGATCGGTGCGGCAGTGGTAATAGACTTATCCGATTGGTGCGGCGGTGGTAATAGACTGATCCGATCGGTGCGACGGATAATAGACTGACCCAATCGGTGCGGCAGATAATAAACTGACCCGATCGGTGCGGCAGATAATAGACTGACCCGATCGGTGCAGCAGGGGTAATAGACTGATCCGGTCGGTGCGGCGGATAATAGACTGATCCGATCGGTGCGGCGGATAATAGACTGATCCGATCGGTGCGGCGGATAATAGACTGATCCGATCGGTGCGGCGGATAATAGACTGACCCGATCGGTGCGGCGGATAATAGACTGATCCGATCGGTGCGGCGGATAATAGACTGATCCAATCGGTGCGGCAGATAATAGACTGACCCGATCGGTGCGGCAGTGGTAATAGACTGATCCGGTCGGTTCGGTGGATAATAGACTGATCCGGTAGGTGCGGCGGATAATAGACTGATCCGGTTGGTGCGGCGGCGGATAATAGACTGATCTGGTCGGTGCGGCGGATAATAGACTGATCCAGTCGGTGCGGCGGATAATAGACTGATGCCGTCGGTGCGGCGGCGGGTAATAGACAGACCTGATCGGTGCAGTGGTGTATAATAGACTAATTGGTTTAGCAGCGTATAATACCCGACCTATATAATAGACTGATCTGATCGGTTATAGACGACCTGTATAATAGACTGATCTGATCGGTTATAGACGACCTGTATAATAGACTGATCTGATCGGTTATAGACGACCTGTATAATAGACTGATCTGATCGGTTATAGACGACCTGTATAATAGACTGATCTGATCGGTTATAGACGACCTGTATAATAGACTGATCTGATCGGTTATAGACGACCTGTATAATAGACTGATCTGATCGGTTATAGACGACCTGTATAATAGACAGATCAGTTCGGCAGCGTCTGCTCCGGATACTTCCTCGATTTTATGGCTGTTTTATGATTTCATCCCAGTAACAAAAGCAGGAAGGCGCTTGCCTCTGATCCGCTGTCACTCAGGATTCCTCATCTTCCTTCCTGCCGCCTTCTATTTGTCCATtatgtgggggggaggggagaccccGCAGATATCCACACAATGATGGGGATGGAGTCCCAGTCCTGCTCGCTGTAGATCAGGGCTTTGTAAAAGTTGGCCAACAAAACAGccgccatcatcttctccttgatgagcgtcacccagctttcccagcctcccGATTCTGAGGGATTTATTGGTCAATCTTAGAAGCGTTTTCTCTTGTTCTTCGCAGGAATTGACTTTAAAATCCGGACGACCGAGATCCAAGGAAAGAAAATCAAACTTCAGGTCTGGTGAGTTATCCAGAggcaaagatgttctgcagcagcatgGCCTAAGGGTGGGCTGCCACTGAGATACACAGACCTCTATATACAATTGCCTAACAAGATGGCCGCCATTGCTGAGCAGAAGCATCTGGGTGCCTATGACCCCAGATTGTCCCTCAGGAGGGGCCGCCATTGACAGTCATGGCTACCAATAAATTACGTTTGTTTTCTTGTCAGGGACACGGCCGGACAAGAGAGATTCAAGACCATCACAACGGCCTACTATCGGGGGGCAATGGTGAGTACCCCACTGAGTGCTGTGACGGGACTCCTCATAGCTTGTGTAGGGGGAGGACAGGACGGATGGTAAAGGTCAGACCACCATGATAGAGAATGGGTGGGCGGTGGCATATCAGGGTGGGGCCTCTATGCAGCACGTCCCATACGTTACAACGTGAGGGATGATCTCACCTGTTGCTTTGTTTCAGGGGATCATCCTGGTCTATGATATCACTGATGAGCGATCCTTCGAAAATATTCAAAACTGGATGAAGAGCATTAAAGAGGTGGGTGAGCAATggcggtgtgtgtgtgagtgtgggggGGACGAGGTGCAGAGGGTGCCAAAGGGACGGGGCATGGTGTGGAGGTGGGGGGCCTTTATAATAGTCGGGGAGTGTCCTCGTTGGACTATTCCATCACTTGTAGAACTATCATCAGCTTGAACTGTTTCATCTCTTGTTGGGGAGTCACCAGGCTGGACTGTTCCATCAGTAGTTAGGAAGTGACCAGATAGGACTGTTCCATCAGTGATTAGGCAGTGACCGGGTTGGACTATTCCATGAGTAATTATATAGTGAACAGGTAGGACTGTTCCCTGAGTCGTTGGGGAGTGACCAGATAGGACTGTTCTATCACTTGTTGCACTCTCATGCGGTTGGACTGTTCCATCAGTAGTTGGGGAGCGACCAGATAGGACTGTTCCATCAGTAGTTGGGGAGCGACCAGATAGGACTGTTCCATCAGTAGTTGGGGAGCGACCAGATAGGACTGTTCCATCAGTAGTTGGGGATTGGGTAGTGAACGGGTTGGTCTGTTCCATCAGTAGTTGGGGAGCGACCAGATAGGACTGTTCCATCAGTAGTTGGGGAGCGACCAGATAGGACTGTTCCATCAGTAGTTGGGGAGCGACCAGATAGGACTGTTCCATCAGTAGTTGGGGAGCGACCAGATAGGACTGTTCCATCAGTAGTTGGGGAGCGACCAGATAGGACTGTTCCATCAGTAGTTGGGGATTGGGTAGTGAACGGGTTGGTCTGTTCCATCAGTAGTTGATTAGTGACCACATAGGAATGTTCCATCAGTAGTTGGGGAGTGACCAGTTAGGACTGTTCCATCAGTAATTGGGGAGTGTCCTTGTTGGGCTGTTTTACTCTTCTATTAGTAGTTGTTTCTCCCTGCAGAATGCTGCACCGGGTGTAGAGCGGATGCTCCTGGGAAACAAATGTGACATGGAGAACAGACGGAAGGTCCCAAAGGAGCGAGGGGAGAAGGTGACTGTGTGTCCGTGTACCCTGGGGGAATAGAGGTCTACATGTGTCCCGGTGCCCGGAGGGCAGGGGCATAGGGGTTGGGTAGAGGTCTACGCATGTCCTGTGTACCCAGGGGTGATGGAGGTATATGCGTATTATGTGTACCGGGGAGGGGGATGTTGGGGAGGGGGTATACACGTGGGTAAGAAGGATGGTGGTAAAGGTCTAGGCGAGTCCAGCGTACCTTGGGGGTGGGGGAATGGTGGTCTATGCATTTGTCCTGTGTACCCAGGGGGTGAAGGTCTACATGTGTCCCGCATACCCCTgagtacctgggggggggggggggggggggggggggggtagtagagGTCTAGCTGTGTCCTgaatacctggggggggggggggggggtgcggtagTATGGGGCCTACCTGCGTCCTgagtacctgggggggggggggggcggtagtaTGGGGCCTACCTGTGTCCTgagtacctgggggggggggcggtagtaTGGGGCCTACCTGTGTCCTGAGTACCTGGGGGGGGCGGGGCGGTAGTAGAGGTCTACCTGTGTCCTGAGTacctgggggggggcagtagtagagGTCTACCTGTGTCCTGAGTacctggggggggcagtagtagagGTCTACCTGTGTCCTGAGTacctggggggggcagtagtagagGTCTACCTGTGTCCTgagtacctggggggggggcagtagtagagGTCTACCTGTGTCCTgagtacctgggggggggggggggtagtagtagaggtcTACCTGTGTACTGAGTatctggggggggcagtagtagagATCTACCTGTGTACTGAGTatctggggggggcagtagtagagATCTACCTGAGTacctgggggggggcagtagtggaggtCTACCTGTGTCCTGAGTacctggggggggcagtagtggaggtCTACCTGTGTCCTgagtacctggggggggggggagagtaggGGTCTACCTGTGTCCTGAGTacctggggggggcagtagtggaggtCTACCTGTGTCCTgagtacctgggggggggggagagtaggGGTCTACCTGTGTCCTGAGTACCTGGGGGGGGGCGGTAGTGGAGGTCTACCTGTGTCCTgagtacctggggggggggcagtagtggaggtCTACCTGTGTCCTGAGTacctgggggggtggggtggagagTAGAGGTCTACCTGTGTCCTGAGTACCTGGGGGGGAGCAGTAGTGGACGTCTACCTGAGTacctgggggggggcagtagtggaggtCTACCTGTGTCCTGAGTacctgggggggtggggtggagagTAGAGGTCTACCTGTGTCCTGagtacctggggggggggtggagagtaGGGGTCTACCTGTGTCCTGAGTAcctgggggggcagtagtggaggtCTACCTGTGTCCTgagtacctgggggggggggcagtagtggaggtCTACCTGTGTCCTGAGTAcctgggggggcagtagtggaggtCTACCTGTGTCCTgagtacctggggggggggcagtagtggaggtCTACCTGTGTCCTgagtacctgggggggggggggggcggtagtaGGGGTCTACCTGTGTCCTACAGTGactttcctcctcttctttccgCCATTAGCTTGCTAAGGAACATGGTATCCGATTCTTTGAGACCAGCGCTAAGTCCAGTCAGAACGTGGATGAGGTGAGTGATGGCGGTAGTTGGGTAGATCTCGGTGCCTGGTCTTCTCTTCTACtaatgtcccctctttccccgcAGGCTTTTAATGCACTGGCCACAGATATCCTGATGCAGATGTCCCGGAGGGCGGTGAGTGTGCCCCCATATACGTCCCACATACCCCCCAGAGACCCCACAGACATGGCCCCTGACTCTGTTTCTTGCAGGCTCACGGGATGAAGGATCCAGTGGATTTAAGAAGTTCTTCCAAGAAGGGCGGCAACAAGTGTTCTGTGATATAAGGATCGACTGGAGGGAGATGGAGCGCCCCCGTCCTGTCATACTGGGAATGGACACAGCTCATCCAGACATTGAACTGTTACAGGATTAGCACAGAGCGGCCCACCGCGTCCATCCTCCCTCCCCATGGACCGGGGGTCCCTCATCTACTGACCCCTCCTCCCCATGGACCGGGGGTCCCTCGTCTACTGACCCCTCCTCCCCATGGACCGAGGGTCCCTCATctactgactcccccccccccccccccccccctcctcatggtCCGGGGGTCCCTCAtctactgctcccccctccccatggaCATTCCTTAGAGGCCTTATACTATAGGAATAGGGAGTGAGTGTATACTGGGGGGATGGggcgccccctgcaggtaatATCAGTCTGTATATAGCGAGTCGTCTGTAGGTGACAACCCTCCTGCAAtctcgtcccccccccccagcctgccgcTGCAGTATTAGGGGTGGGGGGTCCCAGAGTGTAGGAGCTGATGATGGAGATTTAGTAACATTACTATAAGGTGGGGGGATGGGATGAAGGATTCAGAACGTGTTAAGTGTATGTGTATAGTGctaaggacatgctgggagttgtagtctgcccTAAGGGTTAGCTGGAGGTCTCTGAGGATTTACAAGGGATTCCATTTTCTTCTGCTGCTCCTCCCATTCCTTCTGTGGGGTCAATGTGCACTGCTGCAcggcattgtgggagatgtagtcaTTGCTGTGGCGTGAGCACTACATCTCTCAGGATTCCCagcacaacaaccaatcacagtccagCTTCTAAAATGTGGACCCTGATTGGCTGTTATGGGCACTGGGGCCGCGGTCTGACCCTATACGGGAGGAGGATGTGTGACGCTGCTGGCGGTGTACTGTACGCCCCCTGGTGGCCTGTAGCGTCCTCACGCAGCTTTGTATAA encodes:
- the RAB13 gene encoding ras-related protein Rab-13: MAKSYDHLFKLLLIGDSGVGKTCLIVRFSEDSFNSTYISTIGIDFKIRTTEIQGKKIKLQVWDTAGQERFKTITTAYYRGAMGIILVYDITDERSFENIQNWMKSIKENAAPGVERMLLGNKCDMENRRKVPKERGEKLAKEHGIRFFETSAKSSQNVDEAFNALATDILMQMSRRAAHGMKDPVDLRSSSKKGGNKCSVI